Proteins encoded by one window of Pseudomonas leptonychotis:
- a CDS encoding DMT family transporter, producing the protein MNQRNALWAIHLGALLFGLSGIFGKLANTTPQMISAGRAAFAVAALLLFAKLFSHVHMVRLGLRQTSLLALGGLLLGGHWWSFFESVHISGVAIATLGFASFPAFTVLLEGLLFRERTRAVEFAMVALVCLGLVLVTPDFDLANQATTGLLWAVLSGLLFALLSLLNRASTRGVEPVQAALYQNLTVLLVFTPLAWPTLPSVQAQDWLWMAMLGIFCTGLAHSLFVASLRVLKARTTAVIFALEPIYGIAFAWLLFSEVPTLRMLAGGLLIVSAIFLSARMAK; encoded by the coding sequence ATGAATCAACGTAATGCGCTGTGGGCGATCCACCTGGGCGCCCTGCTGTTCGGTCTATCTGGCATCTTCGGCAAACTGGCCAACACCACCCCGCAAATGATTTCTGCCGGTCGCGCCGCTTTCGCCGTGGCGGCCTTGCTACTGTTTGCCAAGCTGTTCAGTCATGTTCACATGGTACGCCTCGGCCTGCGCCAAACTAGCTTGCTGGCCCTCGGCGGTTTACTGCTGGGCGGTCACTGGTGGAGTTTTTTCGAGTCCGTACACATATCTGGCGTGGCCATCGCCACCCTTGGTTTTGCCAGCTTCCCGGCGTTTACCGTGCTGCTGGAGGGCTTGCTGTTCCGTGAGCGCACCCGAGCGGTCGAGTTCGCCATGGTGGCACTGGTATGTCTGGGCCTGGTACTGGTTACCCCGGACTTCGACCTGGCGAACCAAGCCACCACTGGCCTGCTCTGGGCAGTGTTGTCGGGCCTGTTGTTCGCCCTGTTGTCTTTACTCAATCGTGCCAGCACCCGCGGTGTCGAGCCGGTACAGGCGGCGCTATACCAGAACCTCACCGTGCTGCTGGTATTTACCCCCCTGGCCTGGCCGACCCTGCCCAGCGTGCAAGCACAAGACTGGCTGTGGATGGCCATGCTCGGGATCTTCTGTACCGGCCTGGCGCATAGCCTATTCGTCGCCAGCCTACGGGTACTCAAGGCACGCACCACGGCGGTTATTTTCGCCCTGGAGCCGATCTATGGGATTGCCTTTGCCTGGCTGCTCTTCAGTGAGGTGCCCACCCTGCGAATGCTTGCCGGTGGCCTGCTGATTGTCAGTGCGATCTTTCTTTCAGCGCGCATGGCCAAATAA
- a CDS encoding Hsp20 family protein: MSTAFSMTPLFRQSVGFDRFNDLFESAMRNDAGSSYPPYNVEKYADDQYRIVVAAAGFEDDDLELQVERGVLTVSGGKRDTSAENVTYLYQGIAQRAFKLSFRLADHIEVKAASLVNGLLNIDLLRIVPEEAKAKRIPIGAPRNVLEN; the protein is encoded by the coding sequence ATGAGCACTGCATTTTCCATGACCCCGCTGTTCCGTCAGTCTGTTGGCTTCGACCGTTTCAATGACCTGTTTGAATCGGCCATGCGCAATGACGCGGGCAGCAGCTATCCACCCTACAACGTCGAAAAGTACGCTGACGATCAATACCGCATTGTGGTCGCCGCCGCAGGTTTTGAGGATGACGATCTGGAGCTGCAGGTCGAGCGCGGTGTACTGACCGTTAGCGGCGGCAAGCGAGATACCAGCGCCGAGAATGTCACCTACCTGTACCAAGGTATCGCCCAGCGCGCATTCAAGTTGTCGTTCCGCCTGGCTGACCATATCGAGGTTAAGGCCGCCAGCTTGGTAAACGGGCTGCTGAATATCGATTTGCTGCGTATCGTGCCGGAAGAGGCGAAAGCCAAACGCATCCCGATTGGTGCGCCCCGCAACGTGTTGGAAAACTAA
- a CDS encoding SDR family oxidoreductase, with translation MSKVMLITGASRGIGAATARLAAAKGYALCLNYHQQQAAAEALVSEITQAGGQAIAVQANVADETQVIAMFEQLDQHFGRLDVLVNNAGMLETQMRLEQMDLARWQRVFATNVFGSFLCSREAIKRMSTRQGGHGGAIVNLSSAAARLGAPDEYIDYAAAKGAIDSMTLGLAKEVAGEGIRVNAVRPGLIATQIHASGGEPERVARVSPSIPMGRGGLPMEVAEAILWLASEQASYVNGALLDVSGGR, from the coding sequence ATGAGCAAGGTCATGCTGATTACCGGCGCCAGTCGCGGCATTGGAGCTGCAACAGCCAGACTAGCTGCGGCTAAGGGTTATGCGCTGTGCTTGAACTATCACCAGCAGCAGGCAGCAGCTGAAGCACTGGTGAGCGAGATCACCCAGGCGGGCGGCCAGGCGATCGCAGTGCAGGCGAATGTAGCCGATGAAACCCAGGTGATAGCGATGTTCGAGCAACTCGACCAGCACTTTGGCCGCCTCGATGTGCTGGTCAACAACGCCGGCATGCTGGAAACCCAGATGCGTTTGGAACAGATGGACCTGGCGCGCTGGCAGCGGGTATTTGCCACCAATGTGTTTGGCAGCTTTCTCTGCAGCCGCGAGGCCATTAAACGCATGTCAACCCGCCAAGGCGGACATGGCGGCGCCATCGTCAATCTGTCCTCTGCGGCAGCGCGACTGGGCGCGCCGGACGAATACATCGATTATGCGGCGGCCAAAGGCGCGATCGACAGCATGACCCTAGGCCTGGCCAAGGAAGTGGCCGGCGAAGGCATTCGCGTTAATGCCGTGCGACCTGGATTGATTGCCACTCAGATTCACGCCAGCGGCGGCGAGCCTGAGCGGGTCGCACGGGTCAGCCCAAGCATACCCATGGGGCGCGGCGGCTTGCCTATGGAAGTGGCTGAAGCGATTCTGTGGCTGGCCAGCGAGCAAGCATCCTATGTCAACGGTGCGCTCTTGGATGTCAGCGGCGGACGTTAA
- a CDS encoding tRNA dihydrouridine synthase, with translation MQIALAPMEGLVDEILRDVLTQVGGIDWCVTEFIRVTERVLPASTYQKLAPELFSGAQTAAGTPLRVQFLGSDPACLADNAAFACTLGAPVIDLNFGCPAKTVNKSRGGAVLLKEPELLHAIVSEVRRAVPAAIPVTAKMRLGFDHKDYALECAQALADGGAAQLVVHARTKVEGYKPPAHWEWVARVQEAVKVPVFANGEVWTLDDWRRCREVSGVEDIMLGRGLVARPDLARQIAAARAGQAVIAMSWCELQPLLADFWLQARRKISPRYAPGRLKQWLAMLTRSYPEATALFNLLRRESDCLRIDALLGIDFAEWQRQQQASA, from the coding sequence ATGCAAATCGCCCTGGCCCCAATGGAGGGGTTGGTCGACGAAATCCTTCGCGATGTGCTGACTCAGGTCGGCGGCATCGATTGGTGCGTGACTGAATTTATTCGGGTCACCGAGCGCGTGTTGCCGGCCAGCACCTACCAGAAGTTGGCCCCAGAACTGTTCAGTGGCGCGCAAACGGCGGCCGGTACGCCGCTGCGTGTGCAATTTCTCGGCTCCGATCCCGCTTGCTTGGCCGATAACGCCGCCTTTGCCTGCACCCTGGGCGCGCCGGTGATTGACCTCAACTTCGGTTGCCCTGCCAAGACAGTGAACAAATCCCGCGGCGGCGCGGTGCTGCTCAAGGAGCCCGAGCTGCTCCACGCCATCGTCTCTGAGGTGCGCCGCGCGGTGCCGGCGGCCATTCCAGTTACGGCGAAAATGCGTCTGGGCTTTGATCATAAGGATTACGCCTTGGAATGTGCTCAGGCGCTGGCCGACGGCGGCGCCGCGCAGCTGGTGGTGCATGCGCGGACCAAGGTTGAAGGCTACAAACCGCCGGCGCATTGGGAGTGGGTGGCGCGGGTGCAGGAAGCGGTCAAGGTGCCGGTTTTCGCCAATGGCGAGGTCTGGACCCTGGATGATTGGCGGCGTTGCCGCGAGGTTAGCGGGGTTGAGGACATCATGCTCGGTCGCGGGTTGGTGGCGCGTCCGGATCTGGCCCGGCAGATCGCCGCCGCCAGAGCAGGGCAGGCCGTAATCGCCATGAGCTGGTGCGAGTTACAACCGTTGCTGGCTGACTTCTGGCTGCAGGCGCGCCGGAAGATTTCCCCGCGCTATGCGCCAGGACGGCTCAAACAATGGTTGGCCATGCTGACCCGTAGCTACCCCGAAGCCACTGCATTGTTCAACCTGCTGCGCCGCGAAAGTGACTGCCTGCGCATCGATGCCTTGCTCGGTATCGACTTTGCAGAATGGCAACGCCAGCAGCAGGCGAGCGCCTGA
- a CDS encoding acyl-CoA thioesterase has translation MSWDLSNPFVIDIQVSADDIDGLGHANNAVYVSWLERCAWRHSQYLGLDLSEYRRLDRAMAVLRHEIDYLASAYEDQQLQMATWIVESDQRLKMDRRFQLIRPADGVTLLRAKTTFVCIELSSGKPKRMPPAFVEGYGAALQPPFPMEL, from the coding sequence GTGAGTTGGGACCTGAGCAATCCGTTTGTGATTGATATTCAGGTGAGTGCCGACGATATCGACGGCCTTGGCCATGCCAATAACGCGGTGTACGTCAGTTGGCTGGAGCGTTGTGCCTGGCGGCATTCGCAGTATCTCGGCCTGGACTTGAGCGAATACCGCCGTCTCGACCGCGCCATGGCCGTGCTGCGTCATGAAATTGATTACCTGGCCAGTGCTTATGAAGACCAGCAGCTGCAAATGGCCACTTGGATCGTTGAGTCCGACCAGCGCCTGAAGATGGATCGGCGCTTTCAACTGATTCGTCCAGCGGATGGCGTGACGTTATTGCGGGCGAAAACTACGTTCGTCTGTATTGAGCTATCCAGCGGCAAGCCCAAGCGCATGCCACCAGCGTTTGTTGAAGGCTATGGTGCGGCGTTGCAGCCACCTTTCCCGATGGAGTTATAA
- a CDS encoding bifunctional 4-hydroxy-2-oxoglutarate aldolase/2-dehydro-3-deoxy-phosphogluconate aldolase has translation MSLTIDAVLQEARPVLPVLVIEDISLAVDLARALHAGGIRVLEVTLRTPRALDALAAMRKELPELLIGAGTVIHAEQFLEAREAGAQFAVSPGCTARLAAAAEDSGLPYLPGVMTPSEVLLALEYGYRSLKLFPADGATSIKMLKSFKGPFTGIRFCPTGGVTPDNLLGFLRLPNVACVGGTWIAPSNLVRARAWDQITQLAAEARALAGRLEQAS, from the coding sequence ATGAGCCTGACGATAGACGCGGTGTTGCAAGAGGCCCGCCCGGTGTTGCCGGTGTTGGTGATTGAAGACATCAGCCTGGCCGTGGACCTGGCCCGTGCCCTGCATGCCGGCGGGATTCGCGTGCTGGAGGTCACCCTGCGTACGCCGCGGGCGCTGGATGCCCTGGCGGCCATGCGCAAGGAGCTGCCGGAACTGTTGATTGGCGCGGGCACGGTGATTCACGCCGAACAGTTTCTCGAGGCGCGCGAGGCGGGTGCGCAGTTTGCCGTCAGCCCTGGTTGCACCGCACGCCTGGCGGCGGCGGCGGAGGATTCTGGCCTGCCGTATTTGCCAGGGGTAATGACGCCATCGGAAGTGTTGCTGGCGCTGGAATACGGCTATCGCTCGCTCAAGCTGTTTCCGGCGGATGGGGCCACCAGCATCAAGATGCTGAAAAGCTTCAAGGGGCCTTTTACCGGCATTCGCTTCTGCCCAACCGGAGGGGTGACGCCGGACAACTTGCTGGGCTTTCTGCGCTTGCCCAATGTGGCTTGCGTTGGCGGCACCTGGATCGCGCCAAGCAACCTAGTGCGTGCCCGGGCGTGGGATCAAATCACTCAGTTGGCCGCCGAAGCGCGCGCCCTGGCCGGCCGTTTGGAGCAGGCATCGTGA
- the edd gene encoding phosphogluconate dehydratase, with protein MHPVVEQVTAALEKRSAMRRERYLQRLALAAGRTAHQALGCSNLAHALAAQPDEARLIMKQGGSPHVAIISSYNDLLSAHAPLREYPERLKVALAKAGATSQFAAGVPAMCDGITQGEGGMQLSLFSRDLIAQAAGIGLTHGIFDGALYLGVCDKIVPGLLIGALHFGHLPAVFVPAGPMQSGLPNKEKAAVRQRYARGEASRDELLAAELAAYHQAGTCTFYGTANTNQLLMEAMGLHVPGSAFIHPYTPLRDAMTDEAARLVAHNSRQGERYLPVGQQIDARALINAVVALLASGGSSNHTLHLPAIARAAGYELTWDDFAALSKVVPLLARVYPNGAADVNQFQAAGGPAWLLRELLSAGLLHDDVATAAGHGLRAYTREPWLDGEQLAWRDLPAQSPAPDIVRPVTEPFAEEGGLVLLEGNLGRAILKTSAVDPAFWRIRAQARIFETEAAVQAAYTAGELQGDLVLVVRFQGPRANGMPELHKLMPLLANLQQAGQRVALVTDGRMSGASGQVATALHVCPEAAAGGALARLQDGDWLLLDAQQGILQVELTEQELAARPLSAATTELELGFGLEMFAVQRRLVGTAEQGASSLFED; from the coding sequence TTGCATCCGGTTGTTGAGCAGGTTACCGCCGCGCTGGAAAAACGTTCTGCCATGCGCCGCGAACGCTATTTACAGCGCCTGGCCCTGGCGGCCGGGCGCACCGCGCACCAGGCCCTGGGTTGCTCCAACCTGGCCCATGCCTTGGCCGCGCAGCCCGATGAAGCGCGGCTGATCATGAAACAGGGCGGCTCGCCACATGTCGCCATTATCTCCAGCTACAACGACTTGCTCTCGGCCCATGCGCCGCTCAGGGAATACCCTGAGCGCCTGAAAGTGGCGTTGGCCAAGGCCGGTGCAACGTCGCAATTCGCCGCCGGTGTGCCCGCCATGTGCGATGGCATCACTCAGGGCGAAGGCGGCATGCAGTTGTCGCTGTTTTCTCGCGACCTGATTGCCCAGGCGGCCGGCATTGGCCTGACCCACGGGATATTCGACGGCGCGCTGTACCTGGGTGTGTGCGACAAGATCGTTCCCGGTTTGCTGATCGGTGCCTTGCATTTTGGCCATCTGCCTGCCGTGTTCGTACCGGCCGGCCCCATGCAGTCGGGCCTGCCAAACAAGGAAAAAGCGGCGGTGCGCCAGCGTTACGCCCGCGGCGAAGCCAGCCGTGACGAGTTGCTGGCGGCTGAGCTGGCCGCTTATCACCAGGCTGGCACCTGCACCTTCTACGGCACCGCAAACACCAACCAGCTGCTGATGGAAGCCATGGGCCTGCATGTGCCGGGCAGTGCCTTTATCCACCCCTACACGCCGTTACGTGATGCCATGACCGATGAAGCTGCGCGCCTGGTGGCGCACAACAGCCGCCAGGGCGAGCGTTATCTGCCGGTTGGCCAGCAGATCGATGCGCGTGCCCTTATCAATGCCGTGGTGGCGCTGCTCGCCAGTGGCGGTTCGAGCAATCACACCTTGCACCTGCCAGCTATTGCCCGAGCCGCCGGTTATGAATTGACTTGGGATGATTTCGCCGCGCTGTCCAAGGTGGTGCCATTGCTGGCGCGGGTATACCCCAATGGCGCGGCGGACGTGAATCAGTTCCAGGCAGCGGGAGGCCCGGCCTGGTTACTGCGTGAGCTATTGAGCGCGGGTCTGCTGCATGACGATGTGGCCACCGCGGCTGGGCATGGTTTGCGTGCGTATACCCGCGAGCCCTGGTTGGATGGCGAACAACTCGCCTGGCGCGACCTGCCCGCGCAGAGCCCGGCCCCCGACATCGTTCGACCTGTAACTGAACCCTTTGCCGAGGAGGGCGGGCTGGTGCTGCTTGAAGGCAATCTGGGCCGTGCCATCCTCAAAACCTCAGCGGTCGACCCGGCCTTCTGGCGCATTCGTGCCCAGGCGCGAATTTTTGAAACTGAGGCCGCCGTGCAGGCGGCCTATACAGCCGGCGAGCTGCAAGGTGACCTGGTGCTGGTCGTGCGCTTCCAAGGCCCAAGAGCCAATGGCATGCCTGAGCTGCACAAACTGATGCCGCTGCTGGCTAATCTGCAGCAGGCCGGGCAGCGCGTGGCGCTGGTGACCGACGGGCGTATGTCGGGTGCCTCGGGCCAGGTGGCCACGGCCTTGCATGTTTGCCCGGAGGCGGCGGCCGGTGGTGCGTTGGCGCGGTTGCAGGATGGCGACTGGCTGCTGCTGGATGCGCAGCAGGGTATTTTGCAGGTTGAACTGACTGAGCAAGAGTTAGCCGCGCGGCCATTGAGCGCAGCCACGACTGAGCTGGAATTGGGCTTCGGCCTGGAAATGTTCGCCGTGCAACGCCGCTTGGTCGGCACGGCCGAACAGGGTGCCAGCAGCTTATTTGAAGACTAG
- a CDS encoding 6-phosphogluconolactonase: protein MIRNILHCHAQRSECLESLAAALRVQLQRSLAQQPRARALLPGGSSPQALLPLLAPHLDSCRIDLSPSDERWVPAQAVESNWQLLHQGLPQANCLDPRQGATLAQAAQGWAEQLSTWLPFSAVLLGMGEDGHIASLFPGMPGLAAALDPHAAPAALPALAPQEPRERLSLNLAMLQRGQWLGLLAFGERKRELIDAVLADQSEARELPLYAWLQRSPLPVNIYWAP, encoded by the coding sequence ATGATTCGAAATATCCTGCATTGCCATGCTCAGCGCAGCGAATGCTTAGAGTCTTTGGCTGCTGCGCTGCGTGTGCAGCTCCAGCGTAGCTTGGCGCAGCAACCACGGGCGCGCGCGTTGTTGCCCGGTGGCAGTAGCCCGCAGGCCTTGTTGCCGTTACTGGCGCCGCACCTGGACAGTTGTCGCATCGACCTTAGTCCCAGTGATGAGCGCTGGGTACCGGCGCAGGCTGTTGAGAGCAATTGGCAGCTGTTGCATCAGGGGCTGCCGCAGGCCAATTGCTTGGATCCGCGCCAGGGTGCGACGCTGGCGCAGGCAGCACAGGGTTGGGCCGAGCAGCTCAGCACGTGGCTGCCGTTCAGCGCGGTGCTGCTGGGTATGGGTGAAGACGGCCATATCGCGTCGCTGTTCCCGGGCATGCCGGGGCTGGCGGCGGCGCTCGATCCGCATGCTGCGCCTGCGGCTTTGCCGGCGTTGGCCCCGCAGGAACCGCGTGAGCGTCTTTCCCTGAACCTGGCGATGTTGCAGCGTGGGCAGTGGCTCGGCTTGTTGGCGTTCGGTGAGCGCAAGCGCGAGTTGATCGACGCAGTGTTGGCCGACCAGTCAGAGGCTCGTGAATTGCCGTTATATGCCTGGCTGCAACGCAGCCCGTTGCCGGTCAATATCTACTGGGCTCCTTAA
- a CDS encoding sensor domain-containing diguanylate cyclase, producing the protein MTALLRVLLLLLLPAFSQAAPLSLVAGDAPLLPGPFMQVWQDPQGQADIHTVRQLPDSAWQDVARRDPSFGYTGYTYWLRVTLHNPSDQPIDWVLLIGNPLLDYLDAYGLDGERVYRAGDQRPFDERWVQHRQLVLPLSLAGGEQRELILRMQTNGSANLSASLMSAQAFNHHEQRMLMLQGLFFGALLVMLIYNLSIFIITRDRNYLWYSLFVASFSFYQFIQQGFALQWFWPNSLAWHQLSFPFSSALATLFGILFTYGILDLKSQHRAYTWVTRALLGSSLLVIALALSAPYRVALLGSFYLLIICAAVGCIITALRWRAGYPQAKLFALGWSSLIIASLFSVLTGTGLIANSLLTLHAQQIGCLLELVIFSIALGARIRQTQSDHHLAQARLFAKEHQLRMEQAKSLDLQQEINEGLEARVQERTASLQQALEKLSEANQRLAELSRHDSLTGLFNRQVLNEELERMLAQAKRSQQPIAVLMMDLDYFKQVNDEYGHLVGDACLQHAAQRMQQRMRSNDLLARFGGEEFVAMLCDTDQPGAYDLAEQLREDLAKHPCQHQGLNITLSLSIGVCALIPDALSNREQLLRQADQALYQAKAAGRNRVACYEANTRAGA; encoded by the coding sequence GTGACTGCGTTGTTGCGTGTACTTCTACTGCTGTTACTGCCGGCTTTTAGCCAGGCGGCCCCCCTGTCGTTGGTGGCCGGTGACGCGCCGTTACTGCCCGGCCCATTTATGCAGGTTTGGCAGGATCCACAGGGTCAGGCCGACATCCACACCGTGCGTCAACTACCTGATTCAGCCTGGCAAGACGTAGCTCGTCGCGATCCCAGCTTCGGCTACACCGGGTACACCTACTGGTTACGTGTCACGCTGCACAATCCCAGCGATCAACCGATTGACTGGGTTCTGTTGATCGGTAATCCGCTGCTCGACTACCTAGACGCCTACGGCCTGGATGGCGAGCGAGTGTACCGTGCTGGCGATCAGCGCCCCTTCGATGAACGCTGGGTCCAACACCGCCAGCTGGTATTGCCGCTAAGCCTGGCGGGTGGCGAACAGCGCGAACTGATCCTGCGCATGCAGACCAACGGCTCGGCTAACCTCAGTGCCAGCCTGATGAGCGCACAAGCCTTTAACCATCACGAACAACGGATGCTAATGCTGCAAGGGCTATTTTTTGGCGCCTTGCTGGTAATGCTGATCTACAACCTGTCGATCTTTATCATCACCCGGGATCGTAATTACCTGTGGTATAGCCTGTTTGTCGCCAGCTTCAGTTTCTATCAATTCATTCAGCAAGGCTTTGCCCTGCAGTGGTTTTGGCCGAACTCACTGGCCTGGCATCAGCTGAGCTTTCCTTTCAGCTCAGCCCTGGCGACCCTGTTCGGCATTTTGTTCACCTACGGCATTCTTGACCTTAAAAGCCAACACCGCGCCTATACCTGGGTCACTCGCGCCTTACTGGGCTCAAGCCTGCTGGTGATCGCGCTTGCTCTTAGTGCGCCTTACCGAGTCGCGCTGCTCGGCAGCTTTTATCTGCTGATTATCTGCGCGGCTGTGGGCTGCATCATCACCGCACTGCGCTGGCGTGCGGGGTACCCGCAAGCCAAATTGTTCGCCCTGGGCTGGTCATCGCTGATTATCGCCAGCCTGTTCAGCGTACTCACCGGCACCGGATTGATCGCCAACTCCCTGCTCACCCTGCACGCGCAACAAATCGGCTGCCTGTTAGAGCTGGTGATTTTCTCGATTGCGCTCGGTGCACGCATCCGCCAAACCCAGAGCGATCACCACCTGGCGCAGGCACGCTTGTTTGCCAAAGAGCATCAACTGCGCATGGAGCAGGCCAAAAGCCTGGACTTGCAACAAGAGATCAATGAAGGACTCGAAGCCCGCGTCCAAGAGCGCACGGCTTCCCTGCAGCAGGCCTTGGAGAAACTGTCCGAAGCCAACCAGCGCCTGGCTGAGCTCAGCCGGCATGACAGCCTCACCGGCCTATTCAACCGCCAAGTCCTCAACGAAGAACTTGAACGCATGCTGGCGCAAGCCAAGCGCAGCCAGCAACCGATTGCTGTATTGATGATGGACCTGGACTACTTCAAGCAGGTCAACGACGAATACGGCCACCTGGTTGGCGATGCCTGCCTACAACATGCCGCGCAGCGTATGCAGCAACGCATGCGCAGTAACGACTTGCTCGCCCGCTTCGGTGGTGAGGAGTTCGTTGCCATGCTCTGCGACACCGATCAACCAGGCGCCTACGACTTAGCCGAACAGCTGCGCGAAGACCTGGCTAAGCATCCCTGCCAGCACCAAGGCCTGAATATCACGCTAAGCCTAAGCATTGGCGTTTGCGCACTGATACCCGACGCTCTGAGCAACCGCGAACAACTGCTGCGCCAGGCTGATCAGGCCCTGTACCAAGCCAAAGCTGCCGGGCGCAACCGCGTAGCATGCTACGAGGCCAACACCCGCGCCGGCGCGTGA
- a CDS encoding alpha/beta fold hydrolase — translation MNSMNWVRGFNASVGLLAPQALASKLRREFMTPHTAPPRDWELPLLAQAERITLRFGLSALRWGSGPAVLLMHGWEGRPTQFAELIKALVHAGYGVVALDAPAHGRSPGHEANVVVFARALLEAASELPPLKAVIGHSMGGASALLATQLGLRTEALVSIAAPSRILTMLRRFSRFMGLPRQAQAHFVRLVEERAGIPVGQLDSARYQLDFPGLIVHAADDPMVPFSEAEAIHQNWSDSRLLRVEAGGHQRVLADPQVVQAVLQLLESVRHAPARVLAS, via the coding sequence ATGAACAGCATGAACTGGGTTCGTGGTTTCAATGCATCTGTTGGTCTGTTGGCCCCGCAAGCGCTGGCGAGCAAATTACGCCGGGAGTTTATGACGCCGCACACCGCGCCGCCGCGCGATTGGGAGCTGCCGTTGTTGGCGCAGGCTGAGCGCATCACCCTGCGTTTCGGCTTATCAGCTCTGCGCTGGGGCAGTGGCCCGGCGGTGCTGCTGATGCATGGCTGGGAAGGGCGGCCGACGCAGTTCGCTGAGTTGATCAAGGCATTGGTGCACGCCGGCTACGGCGTGGTGGCGCTGGATGCGCCGGCGCATGGTCGCTCACCCGGGCATGAGGCCAATGTGGTGGTATTTGCCCGTGCCCTGTTGGAGGCGGCCAGCGAGCTACCCCCGTTGAAGGCGGTTATCGGCCATTCGATGGGCGGTGCGAGTGCTTTGCTGGCGACGCAGTTGGGTTTGCGCACCGAGGCGTTGGTCAGCATTGCGGCGCCGAGCCGGATTCTCACCATGCTGCGGCGTTTCTCGCGGTTTATGGGCTTGCCACGTCAGGCGCAGGCACATTTTGTCCGTCTGGTTGAGGAGCGGGCCGGAATACCGGTCGGGCAGCTGGACAGCGCTCGCTATCAGCTGGATTTCCCCGGTCTGATCGTACATGCAGCGGATGACCCGATGGTGCCGTTCAGCGAAGCCGAAGCAATTCACCAAAACTGGTCTGACAGCCGTTTACTGCGCGTGGAGGCGGGCGGACACCAGCGAGTTCTGGCTGATCCGCAGGTGGTGCAGGCGGTGTTGCAGTTGCTTGAGTCGGTCCGTCACGCGCCGGCGCGGGTGTTGGCCTCGTAG
- a CDS encoding TetR/AcrR family transcriptional regulator encodes MNDKKAQTRERILAAASAALLQRGPAEPSVGEVMGAAGLTVGGFYAHFDSKDALMLEVFQQMLGQRRELIEQMDSQLPAEERRVLLAAFYLSRKHRDARDQGCPLPSSLGELTRLPEAFRAVLAEHIELMSAQMSASPEEADKALADIALMVGGLALARALGPGELSDRVLRAAKSAIV; translated from the coding sequence ATGAACGATAAGAAGGCTCAGACCCGTGAACGGATTCTCGCCGCTGCCAGTGCCGCCTTGCTGCAGCGCGGGCCGGCGGAGCCCAGTGTCGGTGAAGTGATGGGCGCTGCTGGGCTGACGGTGGGCGGCTTCTATGCGCACTTCGACAGCAAGGACGCGCTGATGCTGGAAGTGTTCCAGCAGATGCTCGGTCAGCGTCGTGAGTTGATCGAGCAGATGGACAGCCAGTTGCCGGCTGAAGAGCGCCGTGTGCTGTTGGCGGCGTTCTACCTGTCACGCAAACACCGTGATGCCAGGGACCAAGGCTGCCCGTTGCCCAGTTCATTGGGCGAGCTCACGCGCCTGCCGGAAGCCTTCCGTGCGGTGTTGGCCGAGCATATCGAGTTGATGAGTGCGCAAATGTCGGCCAGCCCGGAAGAGGCCGACAAGGCCCTGGCTGATATCGCGTTGATGGTTGGGGGGCTGGCGCTGGCGCGGGCGCTGGGTCCTGGTGAATTGTCTGACCGCGTCTTGCGTGCCGCCAAGTCGGCCATCGTTTGA